One region of Niallia sp. Man26 genomic DNA includes:
- the dat gene encoding D-amino-acid transaminase produces the protein MSIVWMNGAFIDRSEAKVDIEDRGYQFGDGIYEVIRVYNGKLFTANEHLERLLGSGDKLSIKIEYTVEELKLLMEQLVEKNKLETGIIYMQVTRGTSSRNHAFPAEDTPPTYIAYTKEVSIPYEQLDNGVEAITVEDIRWSRCDIKSLNLLGNVIAKQKATEAGCYESIQYRELTVTEGSSSNIWIMKDNSVKTHEANQFILNGITRQKIIQLCKENEIEVVEEAFTIEDLIDADEVFLSSTTAEVMPIISINNVPVGNGEIGPVTRNLQKLFKDAIESECGQLV, from the coding sequence ATGAGTATTGTATGGATGAATGGAGCTTTTATTGATAGATCTGAAGCAAAGGTTGATATTGAGGACAGAGGTTATCAGTTTGGTGACGGTATATATGAAGTGATAAGAGTTTATAATGGAAAGCTGTTTACTGCAAATGAGCATCTCGAACGCTTGCTTGGCAGCGGTGACAAGCTGAGTATCAAGATAGAGTATACTGTCGAAGAACTCAAGCTGTTAATGGAACAGCTTGTAGAAAAGAACAAACTGGAAACAGGAATCATCTATATGCAGGTCACAAGAGGCACCAGTTCGAGGAACCATGCATTCCCTGCAGAAGATACTCCTCCGACTTATATAGCTTATACGAAAGAGGTTAGTATTCCTTATGAGCAGCTTGATAACGGTGTGGAAGCCATTACGGTAGAAGATATCCGCTGGTCGAGATGTGATATTAAGAGTTTGAATTTGCTTGGCAATGTGATTGCCAAGCAGAAAGCGACGGAAGCTGGCTGCTATGAAAGCATTCAATATCGGGAACTGACAGTTACAGAAGGAAGCTCCTCTAATATATGGATTATGAAGGATAACAGTGTGAAAACACATGAAGCCAACCAATTTATTTTAAATGGAATTACAAGACAGAAGATCATTCAGTTATGTAAGGAAAACGAAATAGAGGTAGTAGAAGAAGCCTTTACAATCGAGGACCTGATAGATGCTGATGAGGTATTTCTATCGAGTACAACAGCTGAAGTGATGCCGATTATATCCATAAACAATGTGCCTGTTGGCAACGGTGAAATAGGTCCTGTTACGAGAAACTTGCAGAAACTGTTTAAGGATGCAATTGAAAGTGAATGTGGACAATTAGTTTAA
- the pepV gene encoding dipeptidase PepV, protein MKALDWLKEVHIRKDDFIQDLQGLLQIKSVLDEENATEDAPFGQGVKEALTFMLELGKRDGFEEKNVKNVAGHVKFGAGDESIGILCHVDVVPEGDGWSSDPYSAEIRDGKIFARGALDDKGPTMAAYYAMKIIKELDLPLTKEVKMIIGTDEESDWRCVTTYFQEEPMPTMGFAPDADFPIIYAEKGISDFDMVQSLDEMAQYESGKVGIVSFSSGRRYNMVPDFAEARLHVLSDQTEIIQRFQEYLSRDNLTGQYTVDAGELVLELEGVSAHGMEPNNGVNAGLKLASFLADLPLDEKAANYFQFVNGYFKDDSRGQKLGVAYNDDITGDLTLNVGILQYNQQVGGKIGLTCRYPVTNEMEKTKAVLDKLLAGHGFVIENFTDSKPHHVNKDSELIQTLSKVYLEQTGEEPKLISIGGGTYARSLENGVAFGPLFPGRDDIAHQKDEYMFIEDLLKATAIYAQAIYELAK, encoded by the coding sequence GTGAAAGCACTGGATTGGTTAAAAGAAGTACATATTCGTAAAGATGATTTCATCCAAGATTTACAAGGCTTACTTCAAATAAAAAGTGTGCTGGATGAAGAAAATGCAACAGAAGATGCTCCGTTTGGACAAGGTGTTAAAGAAGCCTTGACCTTTATGCTGGAGCTTGGCAAAAGAGACGGGTTTGAAGAAAAGAATGTTAAGAACGTAGCAGGACATGTGAAGTTTGGAGCTGGTGATGAAAGCATTGGAATCCTTTGTCATGTTGATGTTGTTCCAGAAGGAGACGGCTGGTCAAGTGATCCTTACAGCGCAGAAATTCGCGATGGGAAAATATTCGCAAGAGGTGCCTTGGATGATAAAGGTCCTACGATGGCAGCTTATTATGCCATGAAAATAATTAAAGAATTGGATTTGCCTTTAACAAAGGAAGTTAAAATGATTATTGGAACAGATGAAGAGAGTGATTGGAGATGCGTTACAACGTACTTCCAAGAAGAACCAATGCCAACGATGGGATTTGCACCTGATGCGGATTTTCCGATCATTTATGCGGAAAAAGGAATATCTGATTTTGATATGGTTCAGTCTTTGGACGAGATGGCCCAGTATGAGTCTGGAAAAGTGGGCATAGTTTCTTTTTCTTCTGGAAGAAGATACAATATGGTCCCAGATTTTGCGGAAGCGAGGCTGCATGTTCTATCAGATCAGACGGAAATCATTCAGCGCTTCCAGGAATATTTAAGCAGGGACAATTTAACAGGTCAATATACAGTAGATGCAGGTGAACTAGTATTAGAGCTTGAAGGTGTTTCCGCACATGGAATGGAGCCGAATAATGGGGTAAATGCCGGTCTTAAGCTTGCGTCCTTTCTAGCTGATTTGCCACTTGATGAAAAGGCAGCGAATTACTTTCAGTTTGTTAACGGTTACTTCAAAGATGACTCAAGAGGTCAAAAATTAGGAGTAGCTTATAACGATGATATCACGGGAGACTTAACATTGAATGTAGGCATCCTGCAATATAATCAACAAGTCGGCGGCAAAATAGGATTAACATGCCGTTATCCGGTCACAAATGAAATGGAAAAGACAAAGGCTGTGTTAGATAAATTGCTTGCTGGCCATGGATTTGTGATTGAGAATTTTACAGACTCCAAGCCTCATCATGTCAACAAGGATTCTGAGCTGATTCAAACATTAAGCAAGGTTTATTTAGAACAGACAGGTGAAGAGCCGAAACTGATTTCAATCGGCGGCGGAACATACGCAAGATCTCTGGAAAATGGCGTTGCCTTTGGCCCTCTGTTTCCAGGCAGAGATGATATTGCTCATCAGAAGGATGAATACATGTTTATCGAGGATTTGCTTAAAGCAACAGCAATTTATGCCCAAGCTATATATGAGCTAGCAAAATAA
- a CDS encoding NUDIX hydrolase, with the protein MEYIKELRQKVGKMPLILVGAVVIMEDADKRVLLQERTHPHKVWGLPGGLMELAESTEETAKREVWEETGLQVEELKLLNIYSGKEYYTVAANGDPFYSVTAAYYTRKYSGQMKVNKEEAFQLQFFDLEKLPANMVGSHRRFLQDYCTL; encoded by the coding sequence ATGGAATATATTAAGGAGCTGCGGCAAAAGGTTGGCAAGATGCCGTTAATACTCGTTGGTGCTGTTGTTATTATGGAGGATGCGGACAAAAGAGTGCTCTTGCAGGAAAGAACACATCCTCATAAAGTATGGGGGCTGCCTGGCGGTTTAATGGAATTGGCAGAGAGTACAGAAGAAACAGCTAAACGAGAGGTTTGGGAAGAAACTGGCTTGCAGGTAGAGGAGCTAAAGCTATTAAACATCTATTCTGGAAAAGAGTATTATACAGTTGCAGCAAACGGAGATCCCTTCTACTCCGTTACAGCAGCTTATTATACGAGGAAGTACAGCGGCCAAATGAAAGTTAACAAGGAAGAGGCCTTTCAACTGCAATTTTTTGATTTAGAGAAGTTGCCTGCAAATATGGTTGGCAGTCATCGGCGATTTTTGCAGGACTATTGCACCTTATAA
- a CDS encoding M48 family metallopeptidase — MENIRKDQLVHPRENIYFVLVLLVSIGTLILLLFSVIGIIIYAAIIAVMLFLHALSMAGIRRNGVKLGEDQFPELYAKAVGIAKDLELSKLPDIYILESEGILNAFATKFVRRNMVVLYSSIFEMVDRGAEKEVMFIMAHEFTHLKRKHVHYGFFLLPALYIPFLGNAYLRACEYTCDRTAAYYVQSFTAAKNALTMLGIGTTLYNKVNKQAYMEQLEKESGFFVWFNEKLSTHPHLPKRVYAIESFYNEIDLKPLKESKRGMWVGISVFVAGVIIFIGLVSAAVAGITSFIQHSDFAEFIKSGGTEFSYPEDEDLYYDGYYTELHEAAYQNDIDTVKTLLDSGADPNSQDEDGMTPLMYAVYQGADMELIQLLIDNGSDINIVDAYGYTAYDYATESNYQDILDLFDSYIYQ; from the coding sequence TTGGAAAACATAAGAAAAGATCAGCTAGTTCATCCTAGAGAGAACATTTATTTTGTACTCGTGCTGCTTGTAAGTATCGGCACACTTATTTTATTGCTTTTTTCGGTTATTGGTATTATTATCTATGCAGCAATAATTGCTGTCATGCTGTTTTTACATGCACTTTCGATGGCTGGCATTAGGAGAAATGGAGTTAAACTGGGAGAAGATCAATTTCCTGAGCTTTATGCAAAGGCGGTTGGTATCGCCAAAGATCTTGAGCTGAGCAAGCTCCCAGATATATATATACTGGAATCAGAGGGTATCCTTAACGCATTTGCGACCAAGTTTGTGCGCAGGAATATGGTAGTGTTGTATTCAAGTATTTTTGAAATGGTTGACAGAGGTGCGGAAAAAGAAGTCATGTTCATCATGGCTCATGAATTTACCCATTTGAAACGTAAACATGTTCATTACGGTTTTTTCCTGTTGCCGGCATTGTATATTCCTTTCCTGGGAAATGCTTATTTACGTGCATGCGAATATACCTGTGACAGAACAGCAGCCTATTATGTTCAATCATTTACTGCAGCAAAGAATGCCTTGACCATGCTTGGGATTGGTACAACCTTATACAATAAAGTGAATAAACAGGCATATATGGAGCAATTGGAAAAAGAGAGCGGCTTTTTCGTATGGTTCAATGAAAAGCTGTCTACACATCCTCATTTGCCTAAAAGAGTTTATGCAATTGAGTCCTTTTATAATGAAATTGACCTAAAGCCATTAAAGGAATCGAAGAGAGGCATGTGGGTAGGTATTTCCGTATTTGTAGCTGGTGTTATTATTTTCATCGGGTTAGTTAGCGCTGCAGTTGCTGGAATAACATCCTTCATTCAACATTCTGATTTTGCTGAATTCATAAAATCTGGTGGAACAGAGTTTTCATACCCAGAAGATGAAGATTTATATTATGACGGTTATTATACGGAGCTTCATGAAGCAGCATATCAAAATGATATAGATACAGTGAAAACGCTGCTTGATAGTGGGGCAGATCCAAATTCTCAAGATGAAGACGGAATGACACCGCTTATGTATGCAGTTTATCAAGGTGCAGATATGGAGCTTATTCAGCTTTTAATTGATAATGGATCAGATATAAACATAGTAGATGCGTACGGCTATACAGCCTATGATTATGCGACAGAAAGTAATTATCAAGACATTTTAGATTTGTTTGATAGTTATATATATCAATAA
- a CDS encoding DeoR family transcriptional regulator — translation MKPSTNRMLNRIKSVYMFISKRGTVTTQELVEEFGITPRTIQRDLNVLAYNDLVKSPSRGKWTTTRKKVKMTS, via the coding sequence TTGAAACCTTCAACTAACCGGATGTTAAACCGTATCAAATCCGTCTACATGTTTATTAGTAAGCGTGGAACAGTAACAACACAAGAGCTAGTGGAGGAATTTGGTATTACTCCTCGAACGATTCAAAGAGATTTGAATGTTTTAGCTTATAACGATTTGGTGAAAAGTCCAAGTCGTGGAAAATGGACAACAACTAGAAAAAAAGTGAAAATGACGTCTTAA
- a CDS encoding pseudouridine synthase: MRIDKLLANLGYGSRKDVKSLLKSKAVKVNDEVIKDAKQQVDPEQDVITLNGEIVEYKEFIYLMMNKPPGVISATEDAREETVVDLLEIEDAVYNPFPVGRLDKDTEGLLLLTNDGKLSHRLLSPKKHVPKTYFAVIKGIVTDEDIESFKKGVTLDDGYVTKPGHLVILKAGETSDIELTISEGKFHQVKRMFESVGKKVIYLKRISMGPLALDETLELGEYRELTDEEIQLLQDYEVN; the protein is encoded by the coding sequence ATGAGAATTGATAAACTGCTTGCCAATTTAGGATATGGCAGCAGAAAAGATGTAAAGTCGCTGCTGAAAAGCAAGGCAGTTAAGGTCAATGATGAAGTAATTAAAGATGCTAAACAGCAGGTCGACCCCGAGCAAGATGTCATAACATTAAACGGGGAGATAGTGGAATATAAGGAATTTATTTATCTGATGATGAACAAGCCGCCAGGAGTTATTTCAGCGACTGAGGATGCCCGAGAGGAGACAGTTGTTGATTTGCTGGAAATTGAGGATGCTGTCTACAATCCGTTTCCTGTCGGCCGCCTTGATAAGGATACAGAGGGATTATTGCTGCTTACAAATGACGGCAAACTTTCGCACCGGTTGCTTTCACCGAAAAAGCATGTTCCTAAAACATATTTTGCGGTCATAAAAGGAATCGTTACAGACGAAGATATAGAATCCTTTAAAAAAGGTGTTACCCTTGATGACGGTTATGTAACCAAACCTGGGCACCTTGTTATCTTGAAGGCTGGCGAAACCTCTGATATTGAGCTTACGATTTCAGAAGGCAAATTTCATCAAGTTAAAAGAATGTTTGAGAGTGTAGGAAAGAAGGTCATTTATCTGAAGCGAATTTCGATGGGACCGCTTGCGCTTGACGAAACATTGGAGCTTGGGGAATACAGAGAGCTCACTGATGAGGAGATACAACTTCTTCAAGATTATGAAGTAAATTAA
- a CDS encoding polysaccharide biosynthesis protein yields MSSKLLRGTFILTLGTMISKALGLFYVIPFNMIVGKEGTILYQYSYVAYTIVISIATAGIPLAVSKFISKYNAMGEYGVSRRLFKSGLVVMTCTGFVCFLAMYFLAPFLAEINIPEDDLNSSVKDVTTVIRAVSFAVIVVPVMSLIRGFFQGHESMGPSAVSQVVEQIVRIVFMLGGAAAVLYVLKGDIVTAVSISTFAAFVGAIGGLAVLIYYWLKRKHHFNSMLLEDRQQISDISLGSMYKEILISAAPFVFVGIANPLFQFIDTITFNRAMAVAGLSAISETQLNAFNYQTHKIVIIPVSLATAFSMTLVPMITRAFVSGDQKSVNHNLNQAFQILLFITLPATIGLSVLAEPVYRLFYGTVDLALGTEVLRLYAPVAILFSLYAVTAAILQGINEQRFTVLSLLVGLLVKLSLNMPLIERWEAKGAILATALGYTAAIVINIFVIKVFAKYPFRLVLRRSVLIVGFTFLMFVGTEIIYTLLRLFLEPKSLISSLLMVGIVALAGGLIYAYLAYRSKLVYMLLGERAESIKRKLRLPF; encoded by the coding sequence ATGTCGTCAAAATTGTTGAGAGGTACGTTTATTCTAACACTCGGAACTATGATATCAAAAGCACTGGGATTGTTCTATGTAATCCCGTTTAATATGATTGTCGGAAAAGAAGGAACTATCCTTTATCAATATTCATATGTAGCTTATACGATTGTCATCAGTATTGCAACAGCAGGTATTCCTCTTGCTGTCAGCAAATTCATTTCTAAATATAATGCGATGGGAGAGTACGGTGTCAGCAGGCGGCTTTTTAAGTCAGGGCTTGTTGTGATGACCTGTACCGGATTCGTCTGTTTCCTTGCCATGTATTTCCTCGCACCATTTCTTGCAGAGATTAATATTCCTGAGGATGATCTTAACTCCAGCGTAAAGGATGTTACGACTGTAATTAGGGCAGTAAGCTTTGCTGTTATCGTCGTCCCTGTCATGAGCTTGATTCGCGGTTTCTTCCAGGGACATGAGTCAATGGGACCTTCTGCTGTTTCTCAAGTAGTAGAGCAGATTGTACGAATCGTTTTCATGCTTGGCGGAGCTGCCGCTGTGTTGTATGTACTCAAAGGCGATATTGTAACTGCAGTCAGCATTTCGACATTTGCAGCATTTGTCGGTGCGATTGGCGGACTTGCAGTACTTATCTATTATTGGCTTAAAAGAAAACATCATTTTAACTCCATGCTCCTAGAAGACAGGCAGCAAATTTCGGACATTTCCTTAGGCTCCATGTATAAGGAAATACTTATCTCAGCAGCACCATTTGTTTTCGTTGGAATAGCAAACCCGCTCTTTCAGTTTATCGATACGATTACCTTTAACCGTGCGATGGCTGTTGCAGGTTTAAGTGCCATTTCAGAGACGCAGCTGAATGCATTCAACTATCAGACACATAAGATTGTCATTATTCCAGTTTCCTTGGCAACTGCCTTTTCCATGACACTCGTGCCGATGATAACAAGAGCGTTTGTTAGTGGAGATCAAAAGTCTGTAAACCATAATTTAAATCAAGCATTTCAAATATTATTATTTATTACATTACCGGCAACAATAGGATTATCCGTGCTGGCTGAGCCGGTATATCGTCTGTTTTACGGGACAGTGGATTTAGCTTTAGGAACAGAGGTGCTGCGTTTATATGCACCAGTTGCCATTCTATTTTCTCTGTATGCTGTTACTGCCGCAATCTTGCAAGGTATAAACGAACAGCGCTTTACAGTCTTAAGTCTTTTAGTAGGTTTATTGGTTAAACTGAGTTTAAACATGCCGCTTATTGAAAGATGGGAAGCGAAAGGTGCCATTTTGGCAACAGCATTAGGATATACTGCTGCAATAGTAATTAATATCTTTGTGATAAAAGTTTTTGCGAAGTATCCATTCAGGCTAGTCCTGCGTAGAAGTGTGTTAATCGTTGGTTTTACTTTCCTAATGTTTGTTGGTACGGAAATTATCTACACACTACTCAGGTTATTCTTGGAGCCGAAATCATTAATTTCCTCTCTTCTTATGGTTGGGATTGTCGCGCTGGCTGGAGGGCTGATATACGCTTACCTTGCATACCGCTCTAAGCTTGTTTACATGTTGCTGGGAGAGAGAGCTGAATCAATTAAAAGAAAGCTAAGACTTCCATTTTAA
- a CDS encoding NAD(P)/FAD-dependent oxidoreductase, whose protein sequence is MQYEVIVIGGGPSGLMAAIGAAESGSKVLLIDKGEKLGRKLAISGGGRCNVTNRLPVDEIIKHIPGNGRFLYSGFSIFNNEDIINFFENLGIALKEEDHGRMFPVSNKAQSVVDALLQELDRLKVEIRTNTPVKKVSYNEDGTKTIFMQNGKEAVTKSLIIAVGGKSVPHTGSTGDGYAWAESAGHTITELFPTEVPVTSSESFIKEKTLQGLSLRDVALSVLNQKGKPIITHKMDMIFTHFGISGPAVLRCSQFVVKELKKTGLAEIPVSIDSFPDKKEEPLFQEISKLVKDEPKKAVKNILKGFLTERYLLFLLELAEIDPAAQGATVSQDKLKKFTSLCKGFSFKVNGTMPLEKAFVTGGGVSIKEISPKTMESKLMPGLFFCGEILDIHGYTGGYNITSAFVTGRLAGVNAALEAKNMFM, encoded by the coding sequence ATGCAATATGAAGTAATTGTAATTGGCGGCGGTCCTTCTGGATTAATGGCAGCGATTGGTGCTGCTGAATCTGGTTCAAAGGTCCTGTTAATTGATAAAGGGGAAAAGCTTGGCCGCAAGCTTGCTATTTCAGGAGGCGGCAGATGCAATGTCACAAACAGGCTTCCTGTTGATGAAATTATTAAGCATATTCCAGGTAACGGACGTTTTCTTTACAGCGGGTTTTCGATTTTTAATAATGAAGATATTATTAATTTTTTCGAGAATTTAGGAATTGCTCTAAAGGAAGAGGATCATGGCAGAATGTTTCCTGTCTCTAACAAAGCTCAATCTGTTGTTGATGCCTTATTGCAGGAGCTCGACAGACTGAAGGTTGAAATCCGGACAAATACTCCTGTTAAAAAGGTATCCTATAATGAAGACGGCACTAAGACAATCTTTATGCAAAACGGAAAAGAGGCAGTCACGAAGTCTCTCATCATTGCTGTCGGCGGCAAATCTGTGCCCCATACAGGCTCAACTGGCGATGGATATGCTTGGGCAGAGAGTGCAGGACATACTATTACCGAGCTGTTTCCAACAGAAGTACCTGTCACTTCAAGCGAATCATTTATCAAGGAAAAAACATTACAAGGTTTGTCTTTAAGAGATGTTGCGCTGAGTGTATTAAACCAAAAAGGAAAACCTATTATCACACATAAGATGGATATGATTTTCACCCATTTTGGGATCAGCGGTCCAGCTGTATTGCGCTGCAGCCAGTTCGTCGTCAAAGAGCTGAAGAAAACCGGTTTAGCAGAAATTCCTGTTTCGATTGATTCATTTCCTGATAAAAAGGAAGAACCACTGTTCCAAGAAATAAGTAAACTCGTTAAGGACGAGCCTAAAAAAGCGGTGAAAAACATTTTAAAAGGTTTCTTAACAGAACGCTATTTACTGTTTTTACTTGAGCTTGCAGAAATTGATCCTGCAGCACAAGGAGCTACTGTCTCCCAAGATAAGCTAAAAAAATTCACCTCTCTTTGCAAAGGATTCTCTTTTAAAGTCAACGGTACAATGCCGCTTGAGAAAGCATTTGTTACAGGCGGAGGTGTCTCTATTAAAGAGATTTCTCCAAAAACAATGGAATCAAAGCTAATGCCAGGACTCTTCTTTTGTGGAGAGATATTGGACATCCATGGATATACAGGGGGATATAACATCACAAGTGCGTTTGTGACAGGAAGACTTGCTGGTGTAAATGCCGCTCTTGAAGCTAAAAATATGTTTATGTAA
- a CDS encoding sporulation protein Cse60, translating to MIKVKLFDQEHEKDLEMEMNKFLEKLDEKKLLDIKYNVAALQEGEEEQIYCFSSMIIYKS from the coding sequence ATGATAAAGGTTAAATTATTTGACCAGGAGCATGAAAAAGATCTGGAAATGGAAATGAATAAGTTCCTGGAGAAGCTTGATGAAAAGAAGCTTTTAGATATAAAGTATAATGTTGCAGCATTACAAGAGGGGGAAGAAGAACAGATTTATTGTTTCTCCTCGATGATTATATATAAAAGCTGA
- a CDS encoding rhodanese-like domain-containing protein has translation MEDIKIITTEELEDKLKKGEKLELVDVREDDEVAEGMIPGAKHIRMNDIPEKLDYFSKEKEYIFICRSGKRSENVCYFLEDRGYKVVNMVGGMLNWNGETV, from the coding sequence ATGGAAGATATTAAGATAATTACAACAGAAGAATTAGAAGACAAGCTGAAAAAAGGGGAAAAGCTGGAGCTTGTTGATGTTAGGGAAGATGATGAAGTAGCAGAAGGCATGATTCCAGGGGCTAAGCATATTCGCATGAATGATATTCCTGAAAAGCTAGACTACTTCTCAAAAGAGAAAGAATATATTTTTATATGCCGCAGTGGTAAAAGAAGCGAAAACGTCTGCTATTTCCTTGAAGACCGAGGCTACAAGGTTGTTAACATGGTTGGTGGAATGCTTAACTGGAACGGTGAAACTGTTTAA
- the leuS gene encoding leucine--tRNA ligase, whose protein sequence is MSFNHQNIEKKWQSYWQQNKTFKTSEDKGKKKFYALDMFPYPSGAGLHVGHPEGYTATDILSRMKRMQDFNVLHPMGWDAFGLPAEQYALDTGNHPALFTEKNIETFRRQINSLGFSYDWDREINTTDPDYYKWTQWIFLQLFEKGLAYVDEVAVNWCPALGTVLANEEVIDGKSERGGHPVERRPMRQWILKITAYADRLLEDLDEVDWPESIKEMQRNWIGRSEGAEVTFQIDNHDETFTVFTTRPDTLFGATYAVLAPEHALVDKITTAEQKEAVEAYLEKIKSKSDLERTDLAKEKTGVFTGAYAVNPVNGEKMPIWIADYVLVSYGTGSIMAVPAHDERDFEFAKTFDLPIKEVVAGGNVQEEAYTGDGAHVNSDFLDGLQKEEAITKMIAWLEEKGIGTKKVTYRLRDWLFSRQRYWGEPIPIIHWEDGTMTGVPVEELPLTLPDTAEIKPSGTGESPLANISEWVNVVDPITGKKGRRETNTMPQWAGSSWYYIRYIDPKNSEAIADPEKLKEWLPVDIYIGGVEHAVLHLLYARFWHKVLYDLGVVPTKEPFQKLYNQGMILGENNEKMSKSKGNVVNPDEIVSSHGADTLRLYEMFMGPLDAAIAWSTNGLDGSRRFLDRIWRLLVDDNGEISSKVQEIDEAKGLDKIYHQTVKKVTEDFEGLRFNTAISQMMVFINECYKADAIPKAYIEGFVKLLSPICPHITEELWEKLGSSSGTIAYEAWPAYDEAKLVDDEIEIVIQINGKVKTKLMVPADANKDALEQIAMEDSQVKEQIDGKTVRKIIAVPGKLVNIVAN, encoded by the coding sequence ATGAGCTTTAATCATCAGAACATAGAAAAGAAATGGCAAAGCTATTGGCAACAAAATAAAACGTTTAAAACAAGTGAAGATAAAGGGAAAAAGAAATTCTATGCACTTGACATGTTCCCATATCCATCCGGAGCGGGCCTTCACGTAGGACATCCAGAAGGATATACAGCTACTGATATTCTTTCAAGAATGAAAAGAATGCAGGATTTTAATGTTCTTCATCCAATGGGTTGGGATGCATTTGGATTACCTGCAGAACAATATGCACTTGATACAGGCAACCATCCAGCACTATTCACAGAAAAAAATATTGAAACATTCAGACGTCAAATCAACTCTTTAGGCTTCTCCTATGACTGGGACAGAGAGATTAACACTACAGATCCAGATTATTATAAATGGACACAATGGATTTTCTTACAGCTATTTGAAAAAGGCTTAGCATATGTTGATGAAGTGGCAGTTAACTGGTGCCCTGCTTTAGGAACAGTGCTTGCCAATGAAGAGGTCATTGACGGAAAGAGCGAAAGGGGCGGACATCCTGTTGAAAGACGCCCGATGAGACAATGGATTTTAAAGATTACAGCTTATGCTGACCGTTTGCTTGAAGATTTGGATGAAGTGGATTGGCCGGAAAGCATTAAAGAAATGCAAAGAAACTGGATCGGACGTTCTGAAGGAGCGGAAGTGACTTTCCAAATTGATAACCATGATGAAACATTCACTGTGTTCACGACAAGACCAGACACACTGTTTGGTGCTACTTATGCTGTACTTGCTCCTGAGCATGCGTTAGTTGATAAAATCACAACAGCAGAGCAAAAGGAAGCAGTTGAAGCATATTTAGAGAAAATTAAGAGCAAGAGTGATTTGGAAAGAACGGACCTTGCTAAAGAAAAAACAGGTGTGTTCACAGGAGCTTATGCTGTTAATCCAGTGAATGGCGAAAAAATGCCGATTTGGATTGCAGACTACGTGCTTGTCAGCTATGGAACTGGAAGCATTATGGCAGTTCCTGCACATGATGAAAGAGACTTCGAGTTTGCAAAAACTTTTGATTTGCCAATTAAAGAAGTGGTAGCTGGCGGAAATGTACAGGAAGAAGCCTATACTGGTGATGGAGCGCATGTTAACTCTGACTTCCTTGATGGGCTGCAAAAAGAAGAAGCAATCACTAAGATGATTGCATGGCTTGAAGAGAAAGGCATCGGTACGAAGAAAGTAACCTACAGACTTCGTGACTGGTTATTCAGCCGTCAAAGATACTGGGGTGAACCAATTCCAATTATTCACTGGGAAGATGGCACAATGACAGGTGTCCCTGTGGAAGAATTGCCGCTAACATTGCCTGATACAGCAGAGATTAAACCATCTGGAACTGGTGAATCGCCTTTGGCAAACATCTCTGAGTGGGTTAATGTAGTAGATCCGATTACAGGTAAAAAAGGCAGACGTGAAACAAACACAATGCCGCAATGGGCGGGCAGCAGCTGGTATTATATCCGCTATATCGATCCGAAAAACAGTGAAGCTATTGCAGACCCTGAAAAGCTGAAAGAATGGCTTCCAGTTGATATTTATATCGGTGGTGTAGAGCATGCGGTTCTGCATTTATTGTACGCACGCTTCTGGCACAAGGTATTGTATGATTTAGGCGTTGTACCTACGAAAGAGCCATTCCAAAAGCTGTATAACCAAGGGATGATTCTTGGTGAAAACAATGAAAAAATGAGTAAGTCTAAAGGTAATGTAGTTAATCCGGATGAAATAGTCTCAAGCCATGGTGCTGATACACTTCGCTTGTATGAAATGTTCATGGGACCACTTGATGCAGCAATAGCTTGGTCAACGAACGGACTTGATGGTTCAAGAAGATTCCTTGACCGTATTTGGAGATTGCTTGTGGATGATAATGGCGAGATTTCAAGCAAAGTTCAAGAAATCGATGAAGCGAAGGGTCTAGACAAAATCTACCACCAAACGGTGAAGAAGGTTACAGAGGACTTTGAAGGATTACGCTTTAACACAGCTATTTCCCAAATGATGGTCTTCATTAATGAGTGCTATAAGGCAGATGCGATTCCAAAAGCTTATATTGAAGGCTTTGTGAAGCTTCTTTCCCCAATTTGCCCTCATATTACAGAAGAGCTGTGGGAAAAACTTGGAAGCTCATCAGGTACGATTGCATATGAAGCATGGCCAGCATATGATGAAGCAAAATTGGTAGACGATGAAATCGAAATCGTTATCCAAATCAACGGTAAAGTAAAAACAAAATTGATGGTTCCAGCTGATGCGAATAAAGATGCTCTAGAGCAAATCGCTATGGAAGACAGTCAAGTGAAAGAGCAAATTGACGGGAAAACAGTTAGAAAGATTATTGCTGTTCCAGGAAAATTGGTTAATATTGTAGCTAATTAA